Within Lolium rigidum isolate FL_2022 chromosome 5, APGP_CSIRO_Lrig_0.1, whole genome shotgun sequence, the genomic segment CGTACCGCGTGGCCACCTGCCCGATCAGCCTCCGTCATGGGCTTCCGAAGGAAATCAACTCGAGGTTTTTTGGCAACGATGGAGCTGTGCGCGCACACGCGTCTCGAACCATTGAGATCGCCAAATCTGCTGTCGCCATGAAGTTGTTGTTTCTTGAAGAAGACGGAGAGtctcgcccggataacaaaaccctgtcgccgcgattcccacagacggcgccaattgacgagggaatacctcggcaatgcctacgtgtcgtaaactagggttttcgggaagaccgacgatggagattccgggagcgagattaggcacacgacgtacccagcttcgggtcccctcggtggaggatccctacgtgctgctagcaatccagtatatgattatagatgtgtttacagggtgccgccgtaggcggagctatgttgtctatctattgtcccccctatttcgggtgccctggctagctttatatatgcaaccagcctagggttttacaagagtcctagtcgactacttcttcgggttaccttattgggccttctccatatttggtcttctgcatattgggccgagccaggtatactaataacgggtacccgaagggtatgcccatgtcaaccacctcaaaactttgactgaccgtttcggacacgaacgcgagcaatgtagagaaaactagtgtctctcctttctggcgtgtataggtgggtgctaggagagtgtggtggcgaagggaaagacctcgcggcggtcacgtggcgtccagcatagcgggtcggcgtggtcgtgcccacagcggcgtgcatgcatgatcggcattggcatcggcatgtacgttcggcattggcctcggcggtatctctggtgtgtcagtgatcgaatgaggggacgggattgagggtgcatcccaacgttgacctagcagtggcggcgagcatagccgttctgaccatgccgatatcggcatcggcatcgtttggaggctgtggtgctcgaatcaagttgggatttatttcttgtaggccaaaatgaatttgaaacaagtttcatgttgaaggttaggtaacgaaagtttgtaactatcccaaaattatactagcgccatggtgaggttctttttgatagagctatacggttgggcaaacttttttgacactttttagatagggttccttgttgttacacgtatggcatcatgtatggaaaatttggggtcatttggagatgttcgaaaaaatcactttgcttaagcgcatgccgtttcgtctcgctgaaaccagcttttctaacaaggtgattttttctaccttctctaaataacctcaaatttcatacagctgatcttctatacatagatagatagattgtttcgtttttacattttttgaactttttatttccctttacaatacccaattgattttcaggtcaaaacctcgaaaaacagcatcatgtatggcatcattttcaccctaaattttctgaaactttcccttttagatattccttgttgttataggtatgacatcatgtatgccaaacttggttatgtctcactgaaaccagcttttgtaacaaattaggttttttctgcgtgaaaagtaatggctacaacaaattgttgatagtttatcatttttttgcgtgaaaagtaatgacaacaacaaattgttgatggtttatcattttttgcgtgaaaagtaatggctacaacaaattgttgatggtttatcattttttgcgtgaaaagtaatggctacaactaattgttgatggtttatcattttttgcgtgaaaagtaatggcaacaacaaatcggtgatggtttatcatattttttgcgtgaaaagtaatggcaacaacaaattattgatttttttgcgtgaaaagtaatggtaacaacaaatcggtgatggtttatcattttttgcgtgaaaaataatgcctaaaacagtttataatttttagcgcgtaaaaaataatacagaaaaccgcccttcagcatacttagagggtggaagctaattaaccgccaacagagagagagaggggttatcctgcctgttccctatatcatacgatcaacggtcggtgggcacgatccgcgtgacatgggctagaccaatcagagcgatgatgcacgtctgcgagaatttgtgaagagagagggcaaaacttagtactatcaagaaaccaagggcacctgagtagtaaatagactaagggattcaaatatgagatttaaaaaatggaaaatgcgtgttttgtacaatgaaacccatcttggcctacctcaaactatttgcaataccaatatacatcagtgtgagaattgtggcctcatttagacaaagtatgatttgggggaagctgttttgggaagggcttattgtggaaaactatgcaccttcatagctactaggtgatttgagaagtggcaatttgtggtaaaacttgatttatctatgatttgagaagtgtcaatttgtggtaaagactccatgagtaagtgccactctttttaggatttttttgcacattaaatgactcatttaactagttaatcccatttgttgactctccgttgaccagccacttgagggtaaaactgagtatattgcactagccggtattagcactcgaggggaaaattgagcacacaaaaaatgctagtataagactcgagggtatacctgagtatatctaaatttccggggttagactcgaggacacgtgcaattgttgacgcgtagacgcgggtcgcggtggagaagtcgagacgtgcaatcgtggacgcgtgtcgcgttgcgagaagtccaagacgtgcggacgtgcacctgtgcacgcgtaggacgcgggtcgcattaaccacccctcgcctttatagacgcctcctcgcactcgtctctgtcactctcactcgctcacgcatcgccaactctcccacgtcccatcatcttctccaaagcaaaaaccctctccctctccctcttcctcttcctccgccggagagatggacaaggagaatgccaatcccatcgtcgaggttggctcgaagcgcgacgcctccatcttcggcctcgtcccctcgacggacgacgccgccgccgccgccgtcgccggtgcatcggaggctgctgccgccggtggcagtcagatcccggtgggatgggacccctacgaccccgtgccgtacgtcccgcccccgaacccctacgacacctccctggaggacccatggaacgaggtaactacggtttgcttccttttttgttccccattcctttttaaaccctatttttgctggtgtagatggatctgtagatggatgagtattgggctaatatttgcgccgattttattccattttgttttgatcacttcttgatttcgtttaagatttggggttcggctgttcggttaatttatgcaagtaatattggatctcaatcggttaatttatgcaagtaatcatgggatctcaatcggttattttatgcactaatcaaaagatatcaaccgtttaattttgcaaataatctcgaatgtgttcaagttcagatctagttcagatctagaatctgtttctttgcctatgatgaatggttgggcacaaatttttacggggagggttcagcgaaccattgcttgtgtacaaatctgttgtgcataagctttagttcgcttacaccttccctgtagatatataatcatgtccactctaaccgaggctgactctgtttttcttaactttgttatcatgtacgttagtcatcgttgcaactcattcactagtttctgtttgatatggatcggatgtacggcagcgacgtcggcagcgacgaagaggaggaggatgtcaagactcgccgagtctctgcggaggctgcaggtcggccgatacatctcctacttcgccaaggaggtgtacgggtgccccttacgcaccgggagactcggcgccacggacttcaactgcctcgtcacgcatgctgagaacatcggcaacaccttccccaaggtcggcacgacggtgaacgtccactccttccgcgccaagcacgggcgctcggcatgcacctccgcggcttgcggcgggtggagatctccgccgggcgcatgcctccgctcaagcccaaggctcccaaggggagcaagagcaacaagtggagggagagccggatggggtaggcggagtcccggacgtgtcttgctgctgcttgctgcctcctagtttgttgttgggatccctttgttgttagctagggatcccttgttgttatgttagtatgatggtgctgtgaagaatctgttactatgttggctgctgtgtatgcagcctattatctatccatattatctagggattatctatccctagtctactatattttgttggccgtacttagttttcttgatttactatgactgtgaatttatcgtacattatcctggagatttgcttctagatttaactacatacatatggaccggagggagtactagatttgctgccatattgggcaaacaacgagggccaaaaggcacaaataattgaagaaagtcagaaatgcaagcttctctagattttatactaatttggtgaaaaggacagagagaaagaggggaaaaggtgcacttaataatgccaatttggggccgagagacgagaacccagctcctgctcacgtgcaaccaaacgcttctcgtcctgtcccacgcggtccctttctaccagccccacgcgacgcgagcccacacgactcggccccacaagacgcggccccacacgtgacgaacgtcAACTAAGCGGGAATCCCGCCGTCCGAGCCGCTtacgcgggtttcaaacaagggcttggggaaaactgaggaaaaactaaggagctggggaaaactgagtacaactaaggacctgagggcacgaaaatagaaatcccaaaaaatTATTGTGTCAAGATTTATTGttagaaaacaaaaaatgtaTTCTTTGCTCTTTAGTCAAATAattattttgaattcaaataataaagaagtgtgatacCATGGCtcaagggttaataggattgatagggtACTATTGTCTGCAAAGAATAACTCATCCGCCGGAAACTCGTCGAGAAGAAGCgaaaaagttaagcgtgctagactgGAGCAGTTTATAGATGAGTgaacgagcgggaagtttgattaTTAATAAGTAATTCGACCTAATATTAAGTATTCTTGGCGATTAAACtatcaaataattcaaaaaatTAGCTTaaaaaaatttggaaaaaaatgaaaaaaggcacagaaacctgccagagcaaaAGGTCATTAGGCGACGACCAAAATGGCCTATGCCGACGGTTGCTGGTCGGGCAGTCCATTTAAGGTATGGTTTTGTCTTTCTTTTTTCTGCCTTTTATGCTTTATGCTTTATGTTTTTTTTACTCatcatttcttttattttatgcttctttttatttttaatcCTTTTTTGTTTCGAATTGCATCCATAAATGTATGACAAAATATTTTCCACTTTCTATTTtactttacttttatttttctttctttagcAAATGTCTATATATTGTTATTTCTTTCTATAAACATATTTTTCACAGTATACATCTAGTGGAAGAGAAACACCACAACCCATTTTCTATTTGCACACACTGGCTGGAACACCAGAACAGCTCATGCGTGGCTAGGATATCAGAACACCAAGACTCATTTGTATTAGAAAATCACGAAGAGTTATCAAGATGCATGAGATTTCCtccaactatattcattttggaccctatctcaaaaaaaaatataACAAAAACCTAGAACTGTCAACAAACATTTATCTTGTATGATTGCAAACAACCTTCTTGGTGATTCGGACCCAAAGACCATGTGCATGACAGAGTGTGAAACCACTCGATCAAACTAGAACAATAGAAGGATGCAATCCAATCAGAAAATAATCACTTTTCCAAATAAATTCTCTATGGGATTTTCCGAGAATACAATGAGAACAAGGGGTAAGAAAGACTTGTAGCATAAGGCCGTGTTTCCAAAGAGATCAGAGGAGAAGGCTTTCTTCCATCTGCGAGCACAAGCTCCTCATTTTTTAATGAGTTTTAAACGGAtttcaaaatataaaataatCCGACAAAAATATCACGCATGCATCTCGATGTTCTGTGTGCTTGCAAAGTTGGTAGACGGAAAATCGATATATTTTATGTTGTATGTTAAAAAGACAAAAATCAGTACCAAAAAAGCTCTTCATGAGACATTTTCTTTATCATGTAAGCTTTTGCTAATTTTGTAATCTTATAAACGGTAATTTTTCTCCATATCTCCTTCTGGAAGAGCTTGTGCCGAATACAGAATCGACAATGGACCTTATTGCACCTGAGTCCTGAGTTGTCTACAGGTTCTTTCGGAAGAAAAATGCAGTTTTTCCGATAACAAATTTATGGATAATTCTTATTTCTCTCAGTCTTTGTGGAGCCTTTTATCAAAATACTTCAATTATTATAAATGGTGTCCAGGAAACCAAATCGTCTAGCTAGTTAACAAGGCAAACTTGAACCAGCTGTAAGGTGTTTCTTTTCTTGTTGTTTTGGCAGTCCTTATTCTCTTTTATAACCTCTTCTTCCAACAGTTtgttcatactccctccgttctaaaataagTGACTCACGCTttctagatacatatgtatctataactaaaacatatctatatacatccgtatctagacaaagttgagtcacttattttgggATAGAGGGAGTATAAATTATTTCACACACAATTAGAGAAAATAGCATGCTGTCTTGATAACCAATAAAAATATTTACTTATTCATACTACATAGCAGAAAATATTTCTGACGGCCAGCAAATTTGCTGCTACAACTAGCATTGCAACACTCGGTTCTCTTTTTTGCAAGGAATAGCATCACTTGCTTAACGTACCATAACATCATTAACTCTGAGTTGCAGCAAAGTTAAGGAGATGCTGGTCTTTCATACAATCACACGTATCTGCTAATCGAAGCTAATGAAGTACCTACATTATTAAGAGATGACAGCTCTAATGTTCACCAACAAATGCAAAAGACGACAATGCTATCATCATCAACTCTTCCACAGGTTGACAAGTAGGAATACGAATACCTACCAACAATTTCAGGCGTGCATTGAAGAGCCGCTTCCCAAATTCAGTTCAAGTTGATTACCAATATGCCAACCGAAATACAGAACGCGGCTATGTCCTACATGTTTTTTCTTCACCTGAAAACAAGCGGAAGCTACTAAAATTTGATAAACCCGCACATACTGAAGTAGTTATACTGTGTGCACATATGCATGGAAATTTGTTACTCCCTCTGGCCCAAATTAATTGACACAGCCATATACTATGTCCAGTACATGGGTGCTTTTGAGTTGCGTCAATTAATTTGGGCCGGTGGGAGTAAAATAAATTTGACATGCTTGATTTAGCCTATTCCAGGACAACAGAATCCAGACCAGTTTGCGAGAAATTTCATTAAACAGAGGGTGTAACTTAATACAGTTTGCGAGAAATACAGAGAGTATTTTTATGACTTGAAAACTTTTGGGAAATGTAGCTTGACAAGCACTGGCAGTTCAGAGAGCTCCACCTTGGACCTGCCCAATAGTACAGTTTTCAGCTTCTCGTCACAGTTTACAATATTCCTATTTGTCGGGTCCTGCAAATCAGGATAATTTCATGTGAACAAATTGCAGTAATTGTACGAACAACATTTATCAGTACTATGAGACATGTGAGAGGAACGTAAAACAGTATATTTTAAACAACTTTTATTTTACTATTTATGAAGAATTGTAAGAACATAGCAAACCACTCCATGCAATTTCTCACTATCATTAACCAAGATTCAACCTATTAGTTACCTAATTGTGATTAAACACATACTACAGCACGACAGAAGATCTCCTTCAAGAATGTTCAGCAGTAGCACATTTAGACATACAGACAAAATGTCAAGAGTCCTACTCAAGATCATTTCAGTATTCAAAAGGAAGATGGAGCCACAACTACTTTCTGCACTACATTAAATCAAAGTGATGATAGTATGGTGCCACCCAACTGCATCAGCACATCCACATGGTCTAACTATGTGGAAAAAAGATACGATGTCTGGTTCTTTATGTTAGATGTCCCAATCAACAAAACAGTTTTCAGTTTTCAGCTTCTTGTCACAATTTAAAATATTCCCATTTGTCGGTATCCTGCAAGTCAGGATAATTTCGTGTGAACAGATTGTAGTAACCAACTTTTATCAATACTACAAGACATGTTAGGGGAACCTAATTACACaaacaaatatattattttaaaaatacTTTTTCTTAAGAACTGTAAGAACAGAGCTAACGACTTCATGCAATTTCTCACTATCATTCACCAAAATTCAACATAGTAGTTACCTAACTGTGATTCAACACATACTACAGCATGACAGAAGATCTCCTTCAAGAATGTCTGACCGTGGCACATTTAGACATACAAACAAAATGTCAAGAGTCCTACTCAAAGTCATTTCAGTATCCAAAAGGAAGATGGAGCTACAACTACTTTCTGCACTACAATTAAATCAAAGTGATGATAGTAATGGTGCCAACCAATTGTATCACCACATCCAGCTATGTGGAAAAAGAACAATGCCTGGTTCTTTATGTTAGATGTCCAGTCAATGAAACAGTTTACAGTTTTCAGCTTCTTGCCACAGTTTACAATATTCCTATTTGTTGGGCCCTGCAAATCAGGATAATTTTGTGTGAACAGATTGTAGTGACTAAATTTTATCTATAATATGAGACATGTGAGTGGAAGGTGATTACACAAACAaatatatttcaaacaaattttacTTTGCTCTTTTTTAAGAAATGTAATAACAGAGCTAACGACTTAATGCAATTTCATTCACCAAGATTAAACCTGGTTACATAACTGTGATTCAATATAGATTACAGCACAGACAGCACCAAAGATCTCCTCAAGCATGTTCAGCAGTGGCACTGCTGACATACAAACAAAATATCAAGAGTCCTACTCAAGTACTCATTTCAGTGTCGAAAAGGGAAATGGAGCCACAACTATTTTATTTCAGTGTCCAAAAATTTCAATACCATGAGACATGTTAGCGGAACGTAATCACAAAAATAAATATATTTTACACTTTTATTTTGCTCTTTCTTATGAATTGTAAGAACAGAGCTAACGACTTCAATGCAATTTTTCACTGCCATAGTGTCATTCACCAAGATTCAACCTAGTAGTTACCCAACTGTGATTCAATACACACTAAAGAGACAGAAGACAGAATATTTCCTTCAAGCATGTTCAGCAGTGGCACTTTTGGACATACAAATAAAATGTCAAGAGTCCAACTTCAGTATCCAAAAGCAAGCTGGAGTCACAACTACTTTCTGCACTATAATTCAAATCCAAGTGATGGTAGTAATGGTGCCACCCAACTGTATCACTACATGGTGTGGCTATGTGGAAGAAGATACAATGCCAGGATGTCTGGCCAACGAAACAGAAGTGTCAGctcaaatatcaaagagaataatGGGCAATTGGCCCTGAACGGGATGTGCATGTCTTGTTTGGCGGATTACTGGGTCTCTACCCATCTGATTGCAAGTTGCAACTAAACAAAACTGGACACTCCAATTACTAGAATTCTCTCCTATCATAGATCAAATTCACGGGAAATACTTTGCTTGAATAGTTAATACTCCAAATTGTTGTACAGGTAAAACTTTTTTTGAGTTGGCAAATTCAGATTATTCAGGTACCACAAGACCTGGGCAGAAACTTTCTTTGTTTTATCATGCATATCATCTCAACAGAGAATGCAAAAGTAGCAGACACGACAAGCAACTGAGAGAATACCATGTAGCATGTAGACTGAATAGAAATGAATTTTGAAATGTTGGTACCAGATCCTTCCGTAATACGAGTAATAGAGACGTTCAACTAATTCAGAGCACCAAACTTACTGTGATTAGCTTCGGAGGCGACCAAACAAAGAGGTGGAGCAGTCAGTACAGTACCTGGAGGTTGTTGTTCTTGATGTGTGACCAGACgccgaggaagaaggagaggtggGACATCTG encodes:
- the LOC124654576 gene encoding uncharacterized protein LOC124654576 isoform X1; protein product: MVLRRAAVESPKKVAALVDLVNLPTALREFAGGRSQMSHLSFFLGVWSHIKNNNLQGPTNRNIVNCGKKLKTVNCFIDWTSNIKNQALFFFHIAGCGDTIGPDK
- the LOC124654576 gene encoding uncharacterized protein LOC124654576 isoform X2, with amino-acid sequence MVLRRAAVESPKKVAALVDLVNLPTALREFAGGRSQMSHLSFFLGVWSHIKNNNLQDPTNRNIVNCDEKLKTVLLGRSKVELSELPVLVKLHFPKVFKS